The following are from one region of the Odontesthes bonariensis isolate fOdoBon6 chromosome 16, fOdoBon6.hap1, whole genome shotgun sequence genome:
- the fez1 gene encoding fasciculation and elongation protein zeta-1 isoform X1 has product MEAPLVCLDEEFEDLRPCRMDELEHPALNHSSYSTTTTVPLASITREDFSELENFSEMISFKSMEDLVNEFDEKLNVCFHNYNTKTEGLAPIRNQSHSQEEEEQLQDEDVWDALTDNYISTWDGPNSEGLNGNLSDQEIHEKEEEEMNEKNDNASCLNEEPLITADQVIEEIVEMMENSPDPGETEEEEDEEEISHCSSRTNPSLLEEIRQLSQASNNNCSYEGLSLMPSSALVELLHRVEAAIREYSEELVNQLARRDELEFEKEVKNTFITALMEVQNRQKEQRDSSKRRRRDKALSLQGGGTVSVSTGNTGSTGSTGRSEKTGTMPVKRFSMEGLSNILQTGIRQTFGSTGNEKQYLNTVIPFEKKGTPPSVDDLQMLTKILYAMKEDSEKVPTLLTDYILKVLCPT; this is encoded by the exons ATGGAAGCCCCTCTTGTGTGCTTGGATGAGGAGTTTGAGGACCTCCGGCCCTGTCGGATGGATGAGCTGGAGCATCCGGCTCTCAACCACTCCTCTtactccaccaccaccactgtCCCCCTTGCCTCCATCACCCGCGAGGACTTCTCTGAGCTGGAGAACTTCTCTGAGATGATCAGCTTCAAGTCGATGGAGGACCTGGTGAACGAGTTTGACGAAAAGCTCAATGTGTGTTTCCACAACTACAACACCAAGACCGAAGGTCTGGCACCCATACGCAATCAGTCACACAGccaggaggaagaggaacagCTGCAGGATGAAGA TGTGTGGGATGCTCTAACTGACAACTACATCTCCACCTGGGACGGCCCCAACTCTGAAGGACTCAACGGCAATCTTTCCGACCAGGAG ATTCAtgagaaggaagaggaggagatgaaTGAGAAGAATGATAACGCCAGCTGTTTGAATGAAGAGCCTCTAATCACAGCagatcag GTCATTGAGGAGATAGTTGAGATGATGGAGAACTCTCCGGATCCCGGTGaaactgaggaggaggaggatgaagaggagatCAGCCACTGCTCCTCCAGGACCAATCCCTCCCTGTTGGAGGAGATCAGGCAGCTGTCACAGGCCTCCAACAACAACTGCTCTTATGAAG GCCTGAGCTTGATGCCCAGCTCAGCGCTTGTTGAACTGCTGCACCGGGTGGAGGCAGCCATCCGTGAGTACTCCGAGGAGCTGGTCAACCAGCTGGCTCGGCGTGATGAGCTGGAGTTTGAGAAGGAGGTGAAGAACACGTTCATCACGGCACTGATGGAGGTGCAGAACAGGCAGAAGGAGCAGCGAGACAGCAGCAAACGCAGGCGCCGGGACAAGGCCCTGAGTCTGCAGGGGGGAGGGACGGTGTCCGTGAGCACGGGAAACACAGGCTCCACGGGCTCCACAGGCCGCTCGGAGAAGACTGGCACCATGCCTGTCAAG cgtTTCAGCATGGAGGGACTGTCCAACATCCTGCAGACGGGCATTAGACAGACATTTGGAAGCACAGGAAATGAGAAGCAG TATCTAAACACTGTAATTCCATTTGAGAAGAAAGGCACCCCTCCATCTGTTGACGACCTGCAGATGCTCACAAAAA TTCTCTATGCCATGAAGGAAGACAGTGAGAAGGTGCCTACACTGCTGACTGACTACATATTAAAAG TCCTGTGTCCTACCTAA
- the fez1 gene encoding fasciculation and elongation protein zeta-1 isoform X2, with amino-acid sequence MEAPLVCLDEEFEDLRPCRMDELEHPALNHSSYSTTTTVPLASITREDFSELENFSEMISFKSMEDLVNEFDEKLNVCFHNYNTKTEGLAPIRNQSHSQEEEEQLQDEDVWDALTDNYISTWDGPNSEGLNGNLSDQEVIEEIVEMMENSPDPGETEEEEDEEEISHCSSRTNPSLLEEIRQLSQASNNNCSYEGLSLMPSSALVELLHRVEAAIREYSEELVNQLARRDELEFEKEVKNTFITALMEVQNRQKEQRDSSKRRRRDKALSLQGGGTVSVSTGNTGSTGSTGRSEKTGTMPVKRFSMEGLSNILQTGIRQTFGSTGNEKQYLNTVIPFEKKGTPPSVDDLQMLTKILYAMKEDSEKVPTLLTDYILKVLCPT; translated from the exons ATGGAAGCCCCTCTTGTGTGCTTGGATGAGGAGTTTGAGGACCTCCGGCCCTGTCGGATGGATGAGCTGGAGCATCCGGCTCTCAACCACTCCTCTtactccaccaccaccactgtCCCCCTTGCCTCCATCACCCGCGAGGACTTCTCTGAGCTGGAGAACTTCTCTGAGATGATCAGCTTCAAGTCGATGGAGGACCTGGTGAACGAGTTTGACGAAAAGCTCAATGTGTGTTTCCACAACTACAACACCAAGACCGAAGGTCTGGCACCCATACGCAATCAGTCACACAGccaggaggaagaggaacagCTGCAGGATGAAGA TGTGTGGGATGCTCTAACTGACAACTACATCTCCACCTGGGACGGCCCCAACTCTGAAGGACTCAACGGCAATCTTTCCGACCAGGAG GTCATTGAGGAGATAGTTGAGATGATGGAGAACTCTCCGGATCCCGGTGaaactgaggaggaggaggatgaagaggagatCAGCCACTGCTCCTCCAGGACCAATCCCTCCCTGTTGGAGGAGATCAGGCAGCTGTCACAGGCCTCCAACAACAACTGCTCTTATGAAG GCCTGAGCTTGATGCCCAGCTCAGCGCTTGTTGAACTGCTGCACCGGGTGGAGGCAGCCATCCGTGAGTACTCCGAGGAGCTGGTCAACCAGCTGGCTCGGCGTGATGAGCTGGAGTTTGAGAAGGAGGTGAAGAACACGTTCATCACGGCACTGATGGAGGTGCAGAACAGGCAGAAGGAGCAGCGAGACAGCAGCAAACGCAGGCGCCGGGACAAGGCCCTGAGTCTGCAGGGGGGAGGGACGGTGTCCGTGAGCACGGGAAACACAGGCTCCACGGGCTCCACAGGCCGCTCGGAGAAGACTGGCACCATGCCTGTCAAG cgtTTCAGCATGGAGGGACTGTCCAACATCCTGCAGACGGGCATTAGACAGACATTTGGAAGCACAGGAAATGAGAAGCAG TATCTAAACACTGTAATTCCATTTGAGAAGAAAGGCACCCCTCCATCTGTTGACGACCTGCAGATGCTCACAAAAA TTCTCTATGCCATGAAGGAAGACAGTGAGAAGGTGCCTACACTGCTGACTGACTACATATTAAAAG TCCTGTGTCCTACCTAA
- the esama gene encoding endothelial cell adhesion molecule a isoform X2, whose translation MPATSMDVIKGQLVVLRASYTSDFGSDMSTNVVVWNLVSNDTQLIISYNKGSTSVSSPQFDGRVGFFASMPSQDVSLYINNTQESDSGRYLCQVLVPNKPGVTAQLSLNVKVPPAVPKCSLSGKPVLKGNVTLSCHSSSGKPIPMYKWRKTSPSSEVFFSPMANEKTGALKLSNLSSNMSGKYVCTASNSAGAETCVINLDIVSSSKVGMIVGATVGSVLGFIFLLFVCLAFLVLFKRRRYHEDDMANEIKEDAQAPKRVSWAKSGMGSDVISKNGTLSSIASSPHHKDPTHHHSNHHHHLQQYPQHPASDTASIITATGSTAGYRPSRHHGASTPTHYSYNNSATLPREQPVSSEATTNGSSLPVQERYTQLPQAQALPQSYSQPQMQLQVAPLPPPLPTSTITASNISRMGGVPIMVPAQNQAGSLV comes from the exons ATGCCCGCTACCAGTATGGATGTGATCAAGGGCCAGCTGGTGGTGCTGAGGGCCTCATACACCTCGGACTTTGGCAGTGACATGAGCACCAACGTCGTCGTTTGGAACTTGGTCTCAAACGACACTCAGCTG ATTATATCCTACAACAAAGGATCCACGAGCGTGAGCAGCCCGCAGTTTGATGGCCGCGTCGGTTTCTTCGCTAGCATGCCCTCCCAGGATGTGTCGTTGTACATCAACAACACCCAGGAGTCGGACTCGGGGCGCTACCTCTGCCAGGTCCTCGTTCCCAATAAGCCTGGTGTGACTGCTCAGCTCAGTCTGAATGTGAAGG TCCCTCCTGCTGTTCCTAAGTGCTCTCTGTCAGGGAAGCCGGTGCTTAAAGGAAATGTGACGCTGAGCTGCCATTCCAGCAGTGGGAAACCCATCCCCATGTACAAGTGGAGGAAAACCAGccccagctctgaggtcttctTCTCACCCATGGCCA ATGAGAAGACCGGCGCTCTGAAGCTGAGCAACCTGAGCAGCAACATGTCCGGGAAGTACGTGTGCACGGCCAGCAACTCAGCCGGCGCAGAAACCTGCGTCATCAACCTGGATATCGTCAGCT CTAGTAAAGTGGGAATGATCGTTGGCGCAACGGTGGGGTCGGTGCTGGgcttcatcttcctcctcttcgTCTGCCTGGCTTTCCTGGTGCTTTTCAAGAGGCGGAGGTACCACGAGGACGACATGGCCAACGAAATCAA AGAGGACGCTCAGGCTCCCAAACGAGTGTCCTGGGCAAAGAGCGGCATGGGCTCCGATGTCATCTCCAAGAACGGCACTCTGTCCTCCATCGCCTCCAGTCCGCACCACAAAGACCCCACACACCACCATagcaaccaccaccaccacctgcaGCAGTACCCCCAGCATCCCGCCTCAGACACCGCCTCCATCATCACCGCCACGGGCAGCACAGCCGGCTACAGACCCTCCCGCCACCACGGCGCGTCCACCCCCACCCACTACAGCTACAACAACAGCGCCACGCTGCCGCGCGAGCAGCCCGTCTCCTCCGAGGCCACCACCAACGGGAGCTCCCTGCCGGTGCAGGAGCGCTACACCCAGCTACCCCAGGCCCAGGCGCTGCCACAGTCCTACAGCCAGCCTCAGATGCAGCTCCAGGTCGCTCCCCTTCCACCGCCGCTGCCCACCTCCACCATCACAGCCTCCAACATAAGCCGCATGGGTGGGGTGCCCATAATGGTGCCTGCACAGAACCAGGCGGGCTCTCTGGTGTAA
- the esama gene encoding endothelial cell adhesion molecule a isoform X1: MKVYSTWRKLILLSFTFLWGLSGIRAQIQMPATSMDVIKGQLVVLRASYTSDFGSDMSTNVVVWNLVSNDTQLIISYNKGSTSVSSPQFDGRVGFFASMPSQDVSLYINNTQESDSGRYLCQVLVPNKPGVTAQLSLNVKVPPAVPKCSLSGKPVLKGNVTLSCHSSSGKPIPMYKWRKTSPSSEVFFSPMANEKTGALKLSNLSSNMSGKYVCTASNSAGAETCVINLDIVSSSKVGMIVGATVGSVLGFIFLLFVCLAFLVLFKRRRYHEDDMANEIKEDAQAPKRVSWAKSGMGSDVISKNGTLSSIASSPHHKDPTHHHSNHHHHLQQYPQHPASDTASIITATGSTAGYRPSRHHGASTPTHYSYNNSATLPREQPVSSEATTNGSSLPVQERYTQLPQAQALPQSYSQPQMQLQVAPLPPPLPTSTITASNISRMGGVPIMVPAQNQAGSLV, from the exons GCATACGGGCCCAGATCCAGATGCCCGCTACCAGTATGGATGTGATCAAGGGCCAGCTGGTGGTGCTGAGGGCCTCATACACCTCGGACTTTGGCAGTGACATGAGCACCAACGTCGTCGTTTGGAACTTGGTCTCAAACGACACTCAGCTG ATTATATCCTACAACAAAGGATCCACGAGCGTGAGCAGCCCGCAGTTTGATGGCCGCGTCGGTTTCTTCGCTAGCATGCCCTCCCAGGATGTGTCGTTGTACATCAACAACACCCAGGAGTCGGACTCGGGGCGCTACCTCTGCCAGGTCCTCGTTCCCAATAAGCCTGGTGTGACTGCTCAGCTCAGTCTGAATGTGAAGG TCCCTCCTGCTGTTCCTAAGTGCTCTCTGTCAGGGAAGCCGGTGCTTAAAGGAAATGTGACGCTGAGCTGCCATTCCAGCAGTGGGAAACCCATCCCCATGTACAAGTGGAGGAAAACCAGccccagctctgaggtcttctTCTCACCCATGGCCA ATGAGAAGACCGGCGCTCTGAAGCTGAGCAACCTGAGCAGCAACATGTCCGGGAAGTACGTGTGCACGGCCAGCAACTCAGCCGGCGCAGAAACCTGCGTCATCAACCTGGATATCGTCAGCT CTAGTAAAGTGGGAATGATCGTTGGCGCAACGGTGGGGTCGGTGCTGGgcttcatcttcctcctcttcgTCTGCCTGGCTTTCCTGGTGCTTTTCAAGAGGCGGAGGTACCACGAGGACGACATGGCCAACGAAATCAA AGAGGACGCTCAGGCTCCCAAACGAGTGTCCTGGGCAAAGAGCGGCATGGGCTCCGATGTCATCTCCAAGAACGGCACTCTGTCCTCCATCGCCTCCAGTCCGCACCACAAAGACCCCACACACCACCATagcaaccaccaccaccacctgcaGCAGTACCCCCAGCATCCCGCCTCAGACACCGCCTCCATCATCACCGCCACGGGCAGCACAGCCGGCTACAGACCCTCCCGCCACCACGGCGCGTCCACCCCCACCCACTACAGCTACAACAACAGCGCCACGCTGCCGCGCGAGCAGCCCGTCTCCTCCGAGGCCACCACCAACGGGAGCTCCCTGCCGGTGCAGGAGCGCTACACCCAGCTACCCCAGGCCCAGGCGCTGCCACAGTCCTACAGCCAGCCTCAGATGCAGCTCCAGGTCGCTCCCCTTCCACCGCCGCTGCCCACCTCCACCATCACAGCCTCCAACATAAGCCGCATGGGTGGGGTGCCCATAATGGTGCCTGCACAGAACCAGGCGGGCTCTCTGGTGTAA